From the genome of Desulfovibrio sp. JY:
AAAGGCGTGGGAAAAGCCCACCGTCCGGGCCACCATGCCCGGATCGAGGGGATAGGTCGTGCCGGCCAGGGCCGCCGCGCCAAGGGGCGATACCTTGACTCTTTTGAGCGCATCCTCGGCCCGCTCGCAGTCGCGCCGCAGCATCCAGGCATAGGCCAGCAGATGATGGGCGAGGCTCACCGGCTGGGCCGGCTGCATATGTGTGCAGCCGGGCAGCAACGTGTCCTTGTGCTCCCCCGCCCGCTCCAGGAAGACGCCGACAAGCTCCCGCAAAAGCTTGGTCCAAACCTCCAGGCTCTCGGCCACGTAGAGCCTGAAATCCAGCGCCACCTGGTCGTTGCGGCTGCGGCCGGTATGGAGCTTGCCGCCAAGGGGGCCGATGAGTTCGGTCAGACGCTGCTCCACATTCATGTGCACGTCCTCGAACTCCACCCGCCAGGGAAAGCCGCCAACCTCGATCTCGTCCAGCACCTGATCCAGGCCATACACAATGCGCTCGGCCTCATCCCCGGTCAAAACGCCGCGTTTGGCCAACATCCGGGCATGCGCCTTGGACCCGGCAATATCCTGCCGGTACATGCGGCGGTCATAGGAAACCGACTCGCTGTAGGCTTCCATCAAGGCCCCGGTACCTTCGCCAAACCGCCCGCCCCACATTTTGGTGGACATGGTGTGTATCCTCCGGAGGAGGGGAAGAGGAACCGGGGGAGGGAACCCCTTTTTTGCAAAAAAGGGGTTCCCTCCCCCGGACCCCCACCCTCCCCAAAAAATTCTCAACGGGGTTGTATAATCCCCTGGTCCTAACGTTCTTCCATGCGGCGCTTCGCCGCTGGCGCACCTTGTCGCCGCAATCGAGTCCGGCGTCGAGGGGCTTTTGCCCCTCGTGCCGCCGGGCCGATTGCGGCGACAAACGTCCGGAGTCCCGCTTCCCCGCCATGGTCTCGCCCGACCAAAGCCGAGAAGGGGGGACCGGGGGGCATCAAGCCCCCCGGCGGTGGGGTCCAGGGGAGGCAGAGCCTCCCCTGGCCGCCGGAGGCAATTCCTACTTCCCAAGCCCGCGCAGGCGCAAGCCGACCAGCTTGATGAAGCCGGACGCGTCGGCCTGGTTGTAGATCTCGTCCTTTTCGAAGGTGGCGAGCTTGGGGTTGTAGAGGCTGTTGGGCGACTTGCGGCCGACCGGGTAGGCTTGGCCCTTGTAAAGCTTGACGCGCACGGTGCCGGTGACGCGGTCGGAGGCTTCGTCGATCATGGCTTGCAGGGCCTTGCGTTCCGGGCCGTACCAGAAGCCGTTGTAGACCATCTCGGCGTACTTGGGGATCAACCCATCGCGCAGGTGCATGACCTCGCGGTCGAGGCAGATGCCTTCGAGGTCGCGCTTGGCGATATGCAGGATGGTGCCGCCCGGGGTCTCGTAGACGCCGCGCGACTTCATGCCGACGAAGCGGTTTTCGACCATGTCGATGCGGCCGATGCCGTGCTTGCCGCCAAGGGTGTTGAGCAGCTTGATGAGCGACGCCGGCGAAAGCTTTTCGCCGTCAACGGCCACCGGGTCGCCGTGTTCGAAATCGATGGCGATGACGTCCGGGGTATCCGGGGCTTTCTCCACGGGCACGGTGAGGAGGTAGGTGTCGGGGCCGGGCTCGTTCCAGGGATCTTCCAGCTCGCCACCCTCGAAGCTTAGGTGCAGCAGATTGCGGTCCATGCTGTGGTCCGAGCCTTTCTTGTCCGAGGGGACGGGGATGCCGTTTTCCTTGGCGAAATTGATAAGGTCGGTGCGCGAGGCGAAATCCCATTCGCGCCAGGGGGCGATGGTGCGCAGATCGGGGGCCAAAACGCCGGTGGTCAGCTCGAAGCGGACCTGGTCGTTGCCCTTGCCCGTGGCGCCGTGGGCCACGGCCTGGGCGCCTTCGGCCCGGGCCACCTCGACCAGGCGCTTGGCGATAAGCGGCCGGGCGATGGAGGTGCCGAGCAGGTAGCGGCCTTCGTAGATGGCCCCGGCCCGCAGCATGGGGAAGATGAAGTCCTTGGCGAATTCCTCGCGCAGGTCGTCGATGTAGGCCTTGGACGCGCCGGTGCGCAGGGCCTTTTCCTCCAGGCCGTCGAGTTCCTCTTCCTGGCCCAGGTCGCAGGTGACGGTGATGACCTCGCAGTCATACGTCTTCTTGATCCATTTGAGGATGACGGAGGTGTCGAGACCGCCGGAATAGGCGAGGACGACTTTCTTGATGGCGCTCATGGCTCGTTCCTTCTTGCGGGGCTATTTCCCCTTGGTGAAAATCCATTCGAGAATGGCTTTCTGCACGTGGAGACGATTTTCGGCTTCGTCCCAGACCACGGAATGGGGTCCTTCCATGACGGAATCGGTGATTTCCTCCCCGCGATGGGCGGGCAGGCAGTGGAGCACCTTGGCATCGGGTTTGGCCAGGGCGAGAAGCGCGTCGTTTATCTGGAACCCGTCGAAGGCCTTGGCCCGGATGGCCTGTTCCGATTCCTGGCCCATGGAGGCCCAGACGTCGGTATAAAGGTAGTCCGCGCCCTTGGCCGCTTCGGTCGGATCGTTGACCACGGCCACGTCGGCCCCTTCGTCCCGGGCGCGTGCGACCACGGCGGGATCGGGCTCGTAGCCCTTGGGCGCGGCCACGACCACGCGGATGGGGAAGCGGGCGGCGGCGTTGATAAGCGAATGGGCGATGTTGTTGCCGTCGCCGACAAAGGCCAGGGTGAGCCCTTGCAGGCGGCCGGAGTGCTCGCGCATGGTGAGCAGGTCGGCCATGATCTGGCAGGGATGGTATTCGTCGGACAGGGCGTTGACCACGGGGATGGAGCCGGCCGCGGCCAGTTCCTCGAGCTTGTGGTGGCCGAAGGTTCGCACGATCAGACAGTCGGCGTAGCGGGAC
Proteins encoded in this window:
- a CDS encoding argininosuccinate synthase — translated: MSAIKKVVLAYSGGLDTSVILKWIKKTYDCEVITVTCDLGQEEELDGLEEKALRTGASKAYIDDLREEFAKDFIFPMLRAGAIYEGRYLLGTSIARPLIAKRLVEVARAEGAQAVAHGATGKGNDQVRFELTTGVLAPDLRTIAPWREWDFASRTDLINFAKENGIPVPSDKKGSDHSMDRNLLHLSFEGGELEDPWNEPGPDTYLLTVPVEKAPDTPDVIAIDFEHGDPVAVDGEKLSPASLIKLLNTLGGKHGIGRIDMVENRFVGMKSRGVYETPGGTILHIAKRDLEGICLDREVMHLRDGLIPKYAEMVYNGFWYGPERKALQAMIDEASDRVTGTVRVKLYKGQAYPVGRKSPNSLYNPKLATFEKDEIYNQADASGFIKLVGLRLRGLGK
- the argF gene encoding ornithine carbamoyltransferase, whose amino-acid sequence is MPQHFLTILDFSKQEAAALLDRAATMKAADYRSGLLDGKTCILVFEKASTRTRVSFEVAVRHLGGWPIFMTQNDSQLGRDEPIRDTARVLSRYADCLIVRTFGHHKLEELAAAGSIPVVNALSDEYHPCQIMADLLTMREHSGRLQGLTLAFVGDGNNIAHSLINAAARFPIRVVVAAPKGYEPDPAVVARARDEGADVAVVNDPTEAAKGADYLYTDVWASMGQESEQAIRAKAFDGFQINDALLALAKPDAKVLHCLPAHRGEEITDSVMEGPHSVVWDEAENRLHVQKAILEWIFTKGK